In a genomic window of Sphingobacteriales bacterium:
- a CDS encoding glycosyltransferase family 39 protein has product MPKKVNTLKKVPSGKAVAEKKAETKTLSAYIENASISWIIAGLYFFIMLIISFSQHKIGDYGIETDFFWSYVPQADKFLHGSIEIDKYRGPLYPIVLGIFKLFTGNYFSAGMLLAILSASLVLFFVHRLLYNLFNPLVALITTCLVAVNTTFNLYTYSAGTDMFFNCLVSAGIFFLLAHKEFKISHLIFASLFAGLAYLTRYNGIFLFLTILAGLLLINIYRLDRGKRLINSLIFIVIFIAVIAPWGIYTHQKKGKAFWNQNYQNVAYEYLAKDKMGWDEFWYKGNREKYTSLTQVIFKEPKAFFSKAFSNAFEHLSRDLSSLIGWHISIFSLFGLLLLFTKPPDKRQWTYYLANLLFFGVLILVFYSERFSLFLIPFYTVFGVNAIFTENKYLKKAITGSAVLTYGIALLLIIWTFTKSYQYNSENINSGDKNLLKLRDEFRKTEKVEGQGKKIMARKAHIAYYLGLEMTWVDMVPDYYQQVAKIWKAGVDYVSYGIWEMGRGLNFLNDPSKLPPDFKLLAYVSSVNKVVMQKNEDKKTYNIKVEKQPQPALLYKVVMDEPRKTIKKAGEWLSGQIKNPQDSIKILCASPYLPAYCGGKFEQLPDADIQYVLDYAKAKNADYIYLGEIEAAVSPTAYQSFMSRENAGNIVKVLDLSKENSPAVLLKVK; this is encoded by the coding sequence ATGCCGAAAAAAGTAAATACCCTGAAAAAGGTTCCGTCTGGAAAAGCTGTGGCTGAAAAAAAAGCGGAAACAAAAACTTTATCTGCTTACATAGAAAACGCATCCATTTCATGGATCATTGCCGGTTTATATTTTTTTATTATGTTGATAATCAGTTTCTCACAACATAAAATCGGTGATTATGGCATTGAAACTGATTTTTTCTGGTCGTATGTGCCGCAAGCCGATAAATTCCTGCATGGCAGCATTGAAATTGATAAATACAGAGGGCCTTTATACCCTATCGTTCTGGGCATTTTCAAGCTTTTTACCGGAAATTATTTTTCGGCAGGCATGCTGCTGGCTATACTCTCCGCTTCTCTTGTCCTCTTTTTTGTCCATCGTCTTTTGTATAATCTTTTCAATCCTCTTGTAGCACTGATTACCACCTGCCTCGTGGCTGTCAACACTACTTTTAACCTCTATACTTACAGTGCCGGCACTGATATGTTTTTCAACTGTCTTGTTTCTGCCGGTATTTTCTTCCTGCTTGCACATAAAGAATTCAAAATCAGCCACCTGATATTTGCTTCCCTTTTTGCCGGCCTGGCCTACCTGACCCGATACAATGGCATATTCCTCTTTCTGACCATTCTTGCCGGACTTCTGCTGATTAATATTTACCGCCTCGACCGGGGGAAAAGGCTTATCAACTCACTGATTTTCATTGTTATCTTCATTGCTGTCATTGCACCATGGGGTATTTATACACATCAGAAAAAAGGAAAAGCTTTCTGGAACCAGAACTACCAGAATGTAGCTTATGAATACCTTGCAAAAGACAAGATGGGTTGGGATGAATTCTGGTATAAGGGAAACCGTGAAAAATACACTTCTCTTACCCAGGTCATCTTTAAAGAGCCGAAAGCCTTTTTCAGCAAAGCGTTCAGCAATGCCTTCGAACATCTCAGCCGCGACTTGTCGAGCCTGATTGGCTGGCATATTTCCATCTTTTCACTTTTCGGGCTGCTGCTGTTGTTTACCAAACCTCCCGATAAACGCCAGTGGACTTATTATCTGGCCAATTTGCTCTTTTTCGGAGTATTGATTCTCGTCTTTTACAGCGAAAGGTTTTCTTTGTTTTTAATCCCGTTTTATACAGTTTTCGGAGTTAATGCCATTTTTACCGAAAATAAATACCTGAAAAAAGCCATCACCGGATCTGCTGTTCTGACTTATGGAATCGCTTTGCTGCTGATTATCTGGACTTTCACCAAAAGCTACCAGTACAACAGTGAAAATATCAATTCGGGAGACAAAAACCTTTTAAAACTCAGGGATGAATTCAGAAAAACAGAAAAAGTGGAAGGACAGGGAAAAAAGATCATGGCCCGTAAAGCACACATTGCTTATTACCTTGGCCTCGAAATGACCTGGGTGGACATGGTTCCCGACTATTACCAGCAGGTTGCAAAAATATGGAAAGCAGGCGTTGACTATGTATCTTACGGAATATGGGAAATGGGTAGAGGACTTAATTTCCTGAACGATCCTTCAAAACTTCCACCCGATTTCAAGCTGCTTGCCTATGTTTCTTCTGTCAACAAAGTCGTCATGCAGAAAAATGAAGATAAAAAAACATACAACATCAAGGTAGAAAAGCAGCCTCAGCCGGCCTTGCTTTACAAAGTGGTCATGGATGAACCGCGTAAGACCATCAAAAAAGCAGGAGAATGGCTTTCGGGACAGATAAAAAATCCACAGGACAGTATTAAAATTCTTTGTGCTTCCCCATACCTCCCCGCCTATTGCGGAGGAAAGTTTGAACAATTGCCCGATGCAGATATACAATACGTTTTGGATTATGCAAAAGCTAAAAATGCTGATTATATCTACCTCGGAGAAATCGAAGCTGCTGTCAGTCCCACTGCTTACCAGTCTTTCATGAGCAGGGAAAATGCCGGAAATATTGTAAAAGTGCTCGATCTTTCAAAGGAAAATTCGCCTGCTGTCTTGCTAAAAGTTAAATAA
- a CDS encoding T9SS type A sorting domain-containing protein: MMKKVISLISFFLLLGHVSLFSQELVTPLNENVVLQKIKPDVYRNKRSADTIRLINTAFFDDFSGSSPYPNDSLWLDRFVFINSTLAYRSPTYHVATFDGLNEFGNPYNPVAPNSKGNIADKLTSTYIDLSPFSESDSIYLSFFFQPKGLGDEPESYDSLVLEFKPSRYWNGTLWDSNAWVRVWSVKGSPRKDFRQVIVPVKHYLIDTSQITDTIANFYHDAFQFRFKNYANLSGNLDHWHVTYVYLNRNRSRADTFYKDVAITQRPVSILKNYTSMPWMHFKGNKSMLRQTMKIDVHNFWNKPMNLMGRLNIYDMADTSLILATGTDKVFYRKDTSLTVAFNLPDSLNLGSIVTADTVRLKSVLRNKQTDNRITNNEVFTYNEFVNYYAYDDGSAEMGYGISGTKYAKVANYFKIAPFISSNDSLRGVYIYFNRAKEYVGNTAFNILVWDKGDYNTVPVSYQARVPVITADEPNDFHLFVFDSALSVKNSVYIGWEQNSEFYMNIGVDMNYYRLNEDTFPNVPNPNVFYYVNNQWKPSSSLYGALMIRPVFAENPIGNIKHTSQITEKPLIYPNPASNRVYISGKPDAIYRFYIYDIQGKIQHQGRIEQQMIDVKGLTEGVYFLRLIDEENNSQFNYKLLIK, translated from the coding sequence ATGATGAAAAAAGTTATTTCGTTAATATCCTTCTTTTTACTGCTTGGTCATGTAAGTCTTTTTTCTCAGGAGTTGGTAACTCCGCTGAACGAAAATGTTGTTTTGCAGAAAATAAAACCTGATGTGTACAGAAATAAACGCTCAGCCGATACCATCAGGTTAATCAATACAGCCTTCTTTGACGATTTTTCAGGCAGTAGTCCCTATCCGAACGATAGCCTCTGGCTCGACAGGTTTGTGTTTATTAACAGTACGCTGGCTTACCGTTCACCGACTTATCATGTGGCTACATTTGACGGACTGAATGAATTCGGAAACCCTTACAATCCGGTAGCTCCCAATTCAAAAGGCAACATTGCCGACAAGCTGACCAGCACCTATATTGATTTATCGCCATTCAGTGAATCAGATTCCATTTATCTCAGCTTCTTTTTTCAGCCTAAAGGATTGGGCGATGAACCTGAAAGTTATGATTCTCTGGTACTTGAATTCAAACCTTCCAGATACTGGAACGGAACCCTTTGGGATTCAAATGCATGGGTGAGGGTTTGGAGTGTGAAAGGAAGTCCCCGTAAGGATTTTCGTCAGGTAATCGTTCCGGTAAAACATTATTTAATTGATACTTCACAGATTACAGACACCATTGCCAATTTCTATCATGATGCCTTTCAGTTCAGGTTTAAAAATTATGCAAATCTCTCCGGCAACCTCGACCATTGGCATGTTACCTATGTTTATCTGAACAGGAACAGGAGCAGAGCCGATACCTTTTACAAAGATGTGGCCATTACCCAAAGACCTGTCAGTATTCTGAAAAACTATACCTCGATGCCATGGATGCATTTTAAGGGGAATAAGAGTATGCTCCGGCAGACCATGAAAATCGATGTTCATAATTTCTGGAATAAACCCATGAATCTGATGGGCAGGCTGAATATTTACGATATGGCCGACACCAGCCTGATACTTGCTACCGGAACCGATAAAGTATTTTACCGGAAAGACACGAGTCTGACAGTGGCTTTTAATTTACCCGACAGTTTAAATCTTGGCAGCATTGTTACAGCCGATACCGTCAGGCTTAAATCGGTTTTGAGAAATAAACAGACCGACAACAGGATAACCAACAATGAAGTTTTTACTTACAATGAGTTTGTCAATTATTACGCTTATGATGACGGCTCTGCTGAGATGGGTTATGGCATTTCAGGAACAAAATATGCAAAAGTGGCAAATTACTTTAAAATTGCCCCATTTATATCCTCAAATGACTCGTTAAGAGGAGTTTATATCTATTTTAACCGGGCAAAGGAATATGTAGGAAATACTGCTTTTAATATTCTGGTCTGGGATAAAGGCGACTACAATACTGTTCCGGTCAGTTATCAGGCAAGAGTCCCGGTCATTACAGCTGATGAACCTAATGATTTTCATTTATTTGTGTTTGATTCTGCTCTTTCGGTCAAAAATTCTGTCTATATCGGATGGGAACAAAACTCAGAGTTTTACATGAATATCGGGGTTGATATGAATTATTACCGGCTGAATGAAGATACCTTCCCCAATGTTCCCAATCCCAATGTGTTTTATTATGTCAACAACCAATGGAAGCCTTCCTCTTCCTTGTACGGAGCACTCATGATCAGGCCGGTCTTTGCAGAAAATCCGATAGGGAATATTAAACATACTTCCCAAATAACAGAAAAGCCTTTGATTTATCCGAATCCGGCAAGTAACAGAGTGTATATATCAGGAAAACCGGATGCTATTTACAGATTTTATATCTATGATATTCAGGGGAAAATACAACATCAGGGCAGGATAGAGCAGCAGATGATTGATGTGAAGGGACTGACTGAAGGAGTGTATTTTCTGAGATTAATTGATGAGGAAAACAATTCGCAGTTTAATTATAAGTTATTGATAAAATGA
- a CDS encoding PASTA domain-containing protein, with the protein MLIIDFLKSKIFLRNLLVFIIVFSVLIFAGLKFLKVYTHHGESLSVPDFKGSTIEEVEKICKEKNLRYEVIDSVYVPDARYFTVVEQNPKPFSKVKRKRKIYLTICSDTPPRVKLPDIIDVTLRQAVSILQSYGLKLGELEYVPDIGKNLVLKVKKDGRILNPGDYVSKGSKIDLVLGDGLSSEKVAVIDVRGLTYDEAVFALSGIGLNVGAVILSQPVKDTSVCVVYKQYPEPSDVMLPQGDAVDIWLSPPDKLPQPEPK; encoded by the coding sequence ATGCTCATTATTGACTTTCTCAAAAGCAAAATTTTTCTCCGGAACCTGTTGGTTTTTATCATAGTCTTTTCGGTTTTGATATTTGCCGGGCTGAAGTTTCTGAAGGTTTACACCCATCATGGTGAATCGCTTAGCGTACCTGATTTCAAGGGGTCAACCATTGAAGAGGTTGAAAAAATATGCAAGGAAAAGAACCTTCGCTATGAAGTTATTGATTCAGTGTATGTTCCGGATGCACGTTATTTTACGGTTGTGGAACAAAACCCAAAACCCTTCAGCAAAGTTAAAAGAAAGCGTAAAATATACCTGACAATATGTTCCGATACTCCTCCACGGGTAAAACTCCCTGATATTATTGATGTAACACTCCGGCAGGCAGTCAGTATTCTTCAGAGTTACGGACTGAAGCTTGGCGAACTTGAATATGTGCCTGATATTGGGAAAAACCTTGTATTAAAGGTAAAAAAAGATGGCCGTATTTTAAATCCCGGAGATTATGTCAGCAAAGGTTCGAAAATTGACCTGGTACTCGGAGATGGATTGTCTTCCGAAAAAGTAGCTGTTATTGACGTGAGAGGTCTGACCTATGATGAAGCAGTGTTTGCCCTTTCCGGAATCGGGTTGAATGTAGGAGCAGTGATTCTCAGCCAGCCTGTGAAGGATACTTCCGTCTGTGTTGTGTATAAACAATATCCTGAACCTTCTGACGTTATGCTTCCTCAGGGAGATGCAGTTGATATCTGGCTTTCGCCTCCGGACAAACTGCCTCAACCTGAACCAAAGTAA